The DNA window TTCTTGCCACACCCTGTTTGGTCTGTGGAGAGCTTTGTCTTGTATTAACACATCCTAGTCCAGCCAGAGAGTGATTTACAGCTGTTTgcattctctctcttcctctgtatGTGAGCCTATCTCTTCCCTGCATGCACCAGAAGTTAGCAGATATATACAAACAAGTCAGGGCCCTCCATGGCTAAAATAAGCTTTTTATTCTTGGAAGAGCCATTGTACAAAAATGAAGCTCAAGTAGTCCACACTCAGATGTGGTTGCTGGGCTGGGGCATAATGAAGTAGGTATATGAGAACACATACagtgcttgtgcctctgctgtagCTGCTTAGAGCAGTCTGAGAACTTCAGGTTTCAGTGGGTCAATTAAGTGTCTCTCAGGTGCAAGCCAGCAAGGTGGGAATGTGAAATCTATAAACCATTTAGTGTATGGTATCTTATCCTTTTATATTGGCCTCCCATACATCTCATTTGAAGCTAGTAGTGCTGGAAACAGACTGCCTGCCACACCTTTTACCCTCACTTCATATTAAAAAGAATAAGATTCTTCCTTACTACTACTTAGGAGTTTACAGCTTAGTCCTGTCACAAGATGAGGAACTAACACCATGAGAGCTCATCAGGATCCACCTGACACTTTAGTCAAACATTCTTTATACAGAGAACCCCAGAGCACAACCCAGTTCTCTGCCTTCCTTACCATAAAGTCTGTGAATTCCCCAGACTTCATCTTGAGAGATGGTCTTTTTTCCAGTCAAAGTGGCATTGATGTGCATGAGGGCATTGGGGTTCAGGGAGTGCATAAGTCCTAGGGCATGTCCTATTTCATGAGCTGCTACATGTACCAGATCTGTAAGCCAAACAcctggaagaaaaatggaaaaaacagctgaCGTTGCATGGTGAAGTACATTTGCTAACCCTGGTGAATAAACAGAGGAAATATTTTAGCACTAGGGAGATATGGTATTATCAAAGGTTGACCCAGTTTCATCTGCTCTGTAGCTGCTTGGGTGCAAACAGACAAGCCAGTTATTTACACGTGCTTTTAAGTAAGTTCAAACAGCAGTGCACGCAGCAACTCTGCCAGACTGTAGGaatactgctgtgaaacagcAGTGTTTGAAATGAGGGCAAGTGCACTGCGTAATACTTATGTACTGGCAACTTTCTcctacttttttccccacagcccTGGCCTGTAACTGGAAAGATGTATTTGGGAATGAGATTGGTAGCTGAAATATTCTGCTCCGAGAGAGCGTCCAGTTGACTTCTGCGTTCCCCACAGCCTATAGCATTTAACTGAAGGTTCTCAGCAGCATCTTGAAGCCTGCTTACAGCCGAAATGGATTTTAATGGAAGGCTGACTCACAAGGAGTGCTATTAGTGACACCTACCCTGATACCTTGCATAATCGCAGACTATGCAAAGCTCATATGATTCCTTTATCAAACTCAACTGCTTACAGAAAGAAAGCATCTGAAGGGGATAGAAAGAAAGCATCTGAAGGGGATAGCTTGCACATGGGCTTAATTTATCAGTACATTAAATTGGAATCCCTAGCAGGTAGATTTTTTTTAGCTcttctcaaagattttttttttttgctaaattgCACTGATGTGATTTGGAAGAACAATAATTAATTGCAGTTTACTTTGTTCCCATCCTTCTTTATGCCTTTGGAAAGAGAAGCAGTCAATGGTTTACAAGGATTAATAATCACAGCCTCACAATGGCCTTCTGAAGTCAGAAGTGCTACTGCTATTTGACAAAGGTAGCTGAATGATATGCAACTCAGTGCATAACTATCTCCATGTAAAAGAGTGGAGTTAAAGCACCATGAGAGAGAGTCAGTGGCAGAACTGGCAGACAGGTCTCTGATTTTTGCCACAGTCTTAGTAAAACCTCACTTAAGAATCAACTTTTGCAAATGCCCATGCTTGTTTCAGCAGTTGCCTGCAAAATAACAGAGGCTAGGGAAATACATTGCTCCCTGATAACTCTGTGATTTGCTGGCATGTTTGTTACCATGCTGCACTGATAAACTACAACTCTCTGATTTTCATTATCACTGACACATACTACCATTGATAGTTAGCAGCCATTTCGAAGTTTGATGGAGaatggtatttttttcaaaaactaaGTATTTTACAAAATACAAACTGACTAGTTCTTTTCTTAATATACACTGGCCTTCTTGCTTTAAAAACCAGCCTTCCCTGGCCTTCATCCCATGTTCTTATTTGTTGCTGTGCTTTGGGAAGCAAGAGGGATGGGGGAGGTCATTTGAGGCCATTCTGAATCTCTCTACCTCTCTATTTGCTGAAAAGTGAAATATCCTACTTTAAAAAGATACCAGGTTGGTCATATAAAATGAACTGAATTTGCTAGCTAGTCAGGGACCATCTGCTTTTAATTTAAGGTTAGTTTTGacattgcttaaaaaaacaacaaaaaaacccaatcctCAAGCCATAAGTAACACAGACATTTTTAGGTACCCACAAACCTGAAATGGACTACTGACCCAGGAAAACTAAAATGTAAACAGCCATGCAAATAAGTCAAAGTAACATAACAGGGCCCTTCCCCGAGATACAGCTGCTTGGGCCAAAGCCAGACCTAATCACTGAGTACATGGCTGGAGTCCCAGTGAATTATTCAGAAACAGCTGGAACTGCCACCAAACACAGTCCTTGATAGCAGTTCAGTCACATTATAGCAAGACCAGCAAAACtccaaaactgcagaaaaattaCAGCTGTTTCTGTTGTCTCTTTCCAATACTAGGTAAaccagaaaaaggacaaaaatcctAAATCCTACAGGCATTATGTGCTCCCTGAAACGTGTTACCTTTTTTCCAGCTGAACCGGGTATTCCCCAATATCCAATATTCATGGTCATCAAAATGGATTTCCCCATTGGGTGGAAAGAAGGCATGGGCAAGCTCGCCCGTTGTTCCATCAAAGCAGTGGTGAATGAGAGATTCCAGACAGTCTGTGTGATTGATAGAGTAGAAGCCTgtgaaaaaggaagcaaatttaGTGTACCTAGCAGGGCAAGTCCATCCACAACACAGACAACTGTAAAGTTGTGGTTTACTAATAAGTCTTTCCTTGTGGTGTCCCATGTGTTTTCCACTCTACAGagatatgaaaggaaaaataaatgcaaagcaaGTGTCCTGAATGAGGGCTAAGTGATGCAAACTTGACTCAGCCCTGTGGTGACCCTGGATGTAGTGCTGTCTCCAACAGACAGAAATGAGTCTACTTGTCAGAAAGGACTGCTGAGCTCTTTTTACAGCATcacatgtaaattttttttttttttttagaagaggaGTTGGGCAGTGACACTATAACCCTAAAATGTATTATGTACTACCTTTTTAAATATAGATCAACAGACATCCGTAGAGACATAGATGCTTGCCATCCTTGTGCTAGGTCAGGTAGCAACACAATGCACCCTCTGCCCACTGGAACGAGGCCGCCTGGAGTTCACATGTGGCAGCAAGACGCCCCTGGGAAGGTGTATCACATGCTTGTAAGTGGCGTCATGCAAGAGTAGCATGAAGAACATGTTGCGAAACAATGGAAAATCTGCTGGTTGTCTCAATATTGCTGCAAGCTGTACAGGAAGTAATTATTTCTCACAGGCCATAAATCACAGGAAGAATTTACATCTGGGTTTGAGCCTGAACAGATAACACCTCAGCACTAATGTTTTTCTAGGCCTGAGCTAATCATGAagtaaccagtaagcctgcataGTAGTACAGGGgcagaaggaaggggaggagagagaataaGTGGTGTTTCAATGGGATCTACAGAAGGGAAACTAAAGCCATAAACAAGTTGGAATCTTATCACCTGCTCTTTCTCTGGCTTTCtatgaccttgggcaaatcacttcGCCTTTCAATattcagtttccccatctgtggaATGGAAATAGTCCTGTCCCAGTGGCAGGTTTTGAGGATTAATTCACAAACATCTAAAGTTTCTCAAATGCAAGATGCAGAGGCAGTGTTAATCCTGCTATTAACCTCAGAGAAACTAGAAGTCGTTTCTGTACCTGACTAAAGGCAGATGATGGCCAGATCCTTGTCCAAGAGTCCCTGCTGAGTCTGCAGAGCAAAGGAAGAATATCTCCTGCCTCTGAACTCCTGGCTTATATACTGAAACTCTAAGTCCCTTGTGGAGCTGGCATACAGAACAGCATCCTGTAAGTGCAGGATCCCATGCGCTCTTACCTATTTTCAAATCACTAGCTATGTGGCGTGGCACTTCTCTGAAGCTGAATGGTGAAACTTCACTCCACATGCGGAACGCAGCTGCTAATCCCTTGCGTGTGTCACTGGCATTTATGAGGTTTCTTGGGAAGGACAGGATTCTGCAGGGACACAGAACAACTTTAGGAAGATACTGTTCCCTCCCCAAGCATTAGCTGAAGGCTGTCAAAGCTGTAGCAGACAGTGAAGTCTTTCCTTTCACTCTAATAGGTTCAAAACAAAGGTAGCATGGATTGGATAATGAGGAATATTTACTAAAATCCCCACAAGGACTAAAATATTACTGCTCTTCTTTACAATCTCATGTTCTGGACTACAGCTTTTCTCCTACTTCAAGCACATAATTTTAGACCAGGTTCTCTTGGAAAAACAGTTTTCTCCTAACTTCTCCCCAGTCTGTTGTACAGCATTTTTTCTCCAGCAGCAGACTAGGTAATTCCTGTTCACATCACTCAGGATACATTCAATATACCTAATATAATTCAGCATGCAAGCACTGAGTTATAATACTCTCAGACAGAGCTTTTGAAAGAGGGCTCTTAAGGATATCAAAGGTTTgatagtaaaacaaaaaacaccttgaAAAGTCTCATCACTTGGGAGAGAGACTGAGGTTTTTGTTAGGCCACAGGCATAGACACAGCTGTACTATAAGAAAACCACTGGTGTAGGATGACAGAACCACTGTTTGTACCATGGAgataaacagatttttaaaaaaaaaaagtttctaggatatgtgggggttttttaagcTATGCTGTTTATGTTCTCCCTTCATCTCAGCAGAATGTTTTCATATCAAGCCAGGTGGTTAAGGAGTAGAAACCTGGACAATAAAGACTATTATGAAGCTTAGCCTGTTTGGGATGAGTGTAAAGAGAGGTATGTTCTCTGCTCGGTGTGAAGGAGGCAGGTTCATACCACCCACTGATTCTTTGTCTGGGCTTACAGGAAGAACTAACCCCTGGTCCACCAGGAAGCATATATTTACTGGTCAGCATTGAAGCATCACCCAATGGACAAGGCAACAACCACAACACAGTGCACATAGGAGGCAGGTGACAGACATCTGTGTGACTGATGGTAGAACTGCTACCTAGAGAATAGAGGCAACTGCAGGGCCAGTTTGGGGGCAGGCAGCATCAGCCTGCATCAGCCTGCATTCAGTGATCTTGAGATACTCTCCCCCTCCTGCTTCTGTGGAGGAGAAAGGAATTAGAACAGAGCTCTCAGTCAGAAGCAACTGCTGCTGTCCagtccccttcccccccccccccccccaactcccttTCCTACCTTACACACCCATCCTCCACTGCCTCAGGCTAACCCACTGCACACATAGCTATAAGctaccttccttttctgtttgttggTGTAAGAAAACTTTCCTATCCATTTTGGTCACAGACTGGGTCAGCTTCCCAGAGTTGGAGTGCGAGAAAGACCCTCACAGCTCCATAATGATATCCTCACCCCAATGCAAAGCAGAAGCTGCAACACATTCCTGCTGCCAGCCAGAGGTATACTTTTAAGTGTTTCCAGAAATCCAGTATGACATGCcattccagctgctgctgtttaacAGTTAGTGGTTGCTGCTCCTTTGAGAGGTCAGTTTGGGGTTTGTTGTACTTTCAGGTCAGGAGAGACTAGAGTTATGGGGTCATATTAAAAGGGCCTTTGTTATCACGTAACACATTGAACAAACACTGATTTGATTCCTGTGTTCCCAGGATGGCATGTGGTGCTCTTAGCCAGGTGGTGAACAACAGACTTCTCTTCAGGCAAACTCCAGAGCTCATAACAGCCTGAGATTTACCAGATTCCTGCCAGCCTGGGGTTTACCAGGACAGTCTGAttccatctggcagtgctcatctAATGAAGCTGGTTCCAGGGGGAGTCCCTGGGCCTTGTTCTGTCTGGGCTCACCCTAGCTCTCCTTAAAAACATTCAACAACCTGCACTTAAATAGTTTCCCAATGAAGCCTCTTTCCAGGATGCTGTTCAGCATTGTTCAGGGGCTGTTCAGCATTGTTGACATCAGAATGCTGCTCTAAGGCTAAGCACCAACAGGATTTGACACTGACTTATGACAGCTGTAGCAGTAGAGCCTGACAGCAATGAGACACAGTTCAATGTGAAAATCCATGGGACTCCATCAAATTTGGCTCTGAACAGCCTGCTTGTGGAAAGTAGTACTAGCACTGCACGTTTACATAGCTCTGTCCTGGCAAAATCTAATTGGTCTATTACTGTATAGTACTGCGGAAATGCTGCTATGgagtgggggtggggagaggtaTAGCCAGTTGGAAATCAGCATTTTGGACAGCCACTTTCATGGGGAAAAACATCTACAAATATTAGGGTTAACTCATCCTAGTGAGTCTCATCCAGATTCACTCATCCTAGAATTGCCAAGGGCTTTTCACTGTTTGTAATCTGAGAGCTGGCATCCTTTCCTTaaagcaacaaagaaaataagattCCTAAAAGCATTCAGCACTAACAGAGCTCTATCACCCTGAAATCATGGAACCTTTCAACAGCAGTTTCCCTTAAGGATGATTTAGGTTCATATGGACCTCTTTTTAAAGTACCAACATGACAGAGCTGGTATTCAATTCCCTACACTGTGAGGGAAGCCCCCAGCTCTGGGAAGCTTGTCTGTGTGAAGCCTGAATCTATCCCTGAGCAACTAGAGTTTTGCCATCAGTAGTCTCAGCATTCAATTTGCATAGCATCATACGTGCTACTAGCTTCTAACACAGTGCGGCTACTGCACGTGAGCCACAGCTGAGGTGATAGGTGTAGCATTTGTAGGAAAACATCCTAGAGTTCATTTAGAGTCTCAGCTAGCCACTCACTGACAACCAGATTAGCAATATCCATATGGCTCATACCCACATCCCTAGCAGAAAAACCTCAGACCCCAAAGTCACTTAAACAGAGTCAACTCTTAGGCTAATGCATGTCCATACTTGTATGTCAGGTTGAAGTGGTCCCATTTCAAGTGCCCTGGTGTGATTGTGTATCGTTTTCTCCGTGCTGGAGGCCAAGGTGGGAAAGTTGGACTGTGCAAAGCAGAGGCACTCACTCCATAAAGACCAGGTGATGTAGCATCTTccttaaaagacaaaacaagaggTTAAAAGAGATGGGAGAGACTGCAGGATTGAACtttgtaaaaaacaaataaatgaacaaacaaaaaaaccaaactaccAGGTATGGGGCATTCccaagagggaagaaaagggggggTTGACTGCAAGGAGTTCTTGCAGCATTACTTAGATCAGACATGCAAGGAAAGGGAGCAGCACTCCGCAATGCTGGTTCACAGAGGATCTGTGCCATAGGCTCCCTTGAACTGCCACATAATTCCAGAACAGGGCAGTGCAGTCACTCCTCTCTCCTCTTGGAGTGCAGCACAGGTGGAGCAGAGAAATGAGGCCTCAACAGGCTTCTGGCCACAGTGAGTGCTGCAGCTCTTCCTGGaaagttctcatttccttttcactTCACTATTGCTCTCCAGagcactacagaaaaaaatgaaatactggaCATAAAAGTCAAACAGGCATCCCTTTGTGCTGAGAGTTCTTTATAAAGCTGGATTATGGATCTGAAATGCCTTCAAAGTAAATTGTAGCCCTGGAAATCCTGAAGTGCACCTAAAGCAGTCATACAGTAAAAGACATCAAATTCCGTGACAGGCCTGACTCGAACTACAAAAGCATTTTAGTCCTGAGTAGTGGAGATAAAAGCTTGGCACCCAGTGTGGTTCTCTGGAAGCTCTCATCTGTCTGCTCTGCCCCACCTTGTCAGAACTAAGACATTGAATGTTTCTGGGTCATCTTTGCTCCAGAGGCATCAAGACGGTTAATAAGTGATATGTATAGTGGCAATGTTACTAAAACCGCACCAGAATGAGTTAAGCCTCACAGCCCATTCTATAGAAGACCAGGACTGTCTTCATTTTACTTACGACAGAGCTGAGGCTCTGAGAGGCAAAATAGCATATCCCTGCTCTCACAGTAAGCCAATGGCAAGAAAGTACTAAAAGCCAGAAGGAACAAATGCCAGTAGGAACAACCACTCAAATTACTAACATTTCTCCATGACTATAGCTAGTCATGTCTGGTAAAAGACTGAGAGATCCTGTCCTAACAGAAAACCACTCTCTTGCTCTTGTCTGTGAGGCATATGAGCTTCTACCTGGTTCTAACCTCAGTATCTTTCTTTTCTAGGAAGATAGCCTTTCAGGCTTTCTTCTAGCTCAGCTATGGGTTTGACCAATACTTAGAAATCACTAGATCCTTTCAATGTAAGAAATTCAAAGACCATGCAGCCTCACCTATGAGACAGAGAAATGTTAGGAACTGTTAATCTTCTCAGCTGCAAAACTGATGAGTGCCACTCCGCATCTATAAGCTTTTGGTAGGCAATTTGATCACATTCCTGGAAGGCTTCAGATACTGATTTGCTCTTGAAAGCACACACAGGGtcacctttcccttttaaagtttgtcCTTTACTTTGCTGTACTAAGGTATCTGGCTTAGGAACCTATACTTTTTGGTGCCTTCACCGTTCAAGGCCTAGCCCCTTCTTCCCAAAGGCTCGTGTGATGCGAGTACACTGACTTGTGTCTCTCTCCCTTCACCTCCAGCAGCTTTTACTTCTGATTCTACTCTGAGAATACCATTTTCTCTTGATACAAAAGGAAAATTTCCCATCCTTTTGAGCAGCACCAACATGGTGGACAATCAGCTAGCCTATGAAGTATAAATGATCTCTTGTAGCTGTAAATGGAGTCTGGAGAAGATTAGCTCATACTTACAGGATAgtaagttattttcctttttttttttttttttgcagttcttcCGAGGAGGGTAGAATTAGGCAAATCCTATCTGCCTATGTTTTGCCTTTGTGTTTTCATTGTGATCCCTTGTCAATATTGGGGCTGATCATACATTCATTCTGGCATTGGTCAGGAATAGCCTAGGATTGCGAATTCTCAGTCAGCCTATGGGCTCTGACACAGGAGACCTGATAACTTATGATAAGGTGGCATAAGATATTAACACCTTTAGGTAGCTGTCTATCCTTATGATAGATGCTCCTGCTTCTTAGCAAAGCTGGCAGGACAGGCAGGACAGTTACTTTCTGGCCTTGGAATTCACAGCCCAACTGCTGTCATTTCCAGTTTATGACAACAAACAGAGCCATGAGCTGCACAGGCTGAGTAATGGGCACTCTGCCCATTCTGCCTCCTCTGTCACTGGGCCATTAAATTACACCAGCACAGGTAAAATCCTGACGCTCTTAAAGTCTCCTGGGAACCAGGAAAGGAAAATTAGATAGAAAGAGCCTGCTGACTTCTCCCTCTACAAGGAAAACTCCTGTAGTCCCTACAGAGAAGAACAATTGTCTTTTTTAATTGCCATTGAGCTTAAAACCCTAATGTCATAGGTGCTGAACAAGCAAAGGGGAAAATTAAGTGTCCCCAGTGAGCTTATcctcaaaatataaaacaaagtaaGGGAGACTCAGGCCCAACAGAAATCACAGAAACCTGTATCTGATCCAATCACTATGTCAGAGGACTGAGCTGTCTCGCTCAAACATCCTGCTTAGTCTCCATTCTTCTGTAGACTTTGTTCTGCCTACAACTGGTGCAACAGGATGCTTTTAATTAAGAACATGTTGCAAAATGAATTGAAGAACAGTTGGGCACCACATATATGCTACAGCTCAGATTTAAGGTTCTGACTGAAATGAGAATGATCTAGATAAAAAATATGCAGTATAATTTGGATTAAAGAATCTGTCTAGATGCTAAAGACCCAATAGCCAAGACTGCAAGAATACTTAAGAACTGGAGAAGAGGTCAGCCACTCCCAGAAGGAAACTCGTTTATACAAAGTAGCATAAAGGCAGATATCGGTCATCATCCCTGTTTACAATACTCACCCTGTGCAGTCAGCGTGCCTGTCTGTTTGGCCTCCATTAACTTACTTCATTGAGTTGTAATGACTGTAgctctttcttctccctctctttctctcccctagTCATGCAGTTCATCTCTCATAAACTAAACAGTAACATAACTTTGTGACTTAGAACCAACTTAATAAGAGCCCTGAGCACATGATGCAGACCAGGGATGCTATTACCAGGATCATCATAAATACAAACAACAGGAGAGGATGCAAGGATTTAGAGaaggtaattttttttacagtttgaCATAGCAGTAAAATTAAGATCAGCTTCTGAGAGTCCTAGAGCCTTGCTCTAGTTCCCCCTGAATACCAGTTTGTGCCAGCATATCTTGCTAATGGATGGACCTTAAAATAGATCTAACATCAGCTAATAGTTTCTGTAGATCCGGCGTTAATGCTCATTTTGGATCTTGCACCAAGAGCCCTGCCTCTGGAGTTCCTAGGGAAGCTCAGCTGCTAAGGAAACCAGAATATTTGCATGCCACATCATACTAGTCTAGGAAAGCAGAGTTACTCAGGAGGATAGCCAACGCTATGAAACAAAACAGTCCAAAGCTTTTGTACCTTCACCATTTAGTTGTCTGCAAGCTACAGACGCATCTCTAACGACCCAGTTCTGTTTACACACTTCATTTCCTTGTAGGGTCCTTTGCAAAAAGGGACTCAGATAAGACACAAATAGGTCTTGTTGCCTTAATGGTTATTTTCAAATTGTTTAGATTCCTCCCCAAGTTCACCAGTCTTCTAaaaagcatacacacacacacgcatatgcacacacacacatttgataACCCCGCTCCCTTTCCAAGCATCTAAGAATTAGATCCTTCCCCTACCTGATTTTTttgagctgcagctccagctgggtCTCCCACGATAGCCAACAAAGCCACCACAGGGAATATGCATAAAAATCCCACAATAGATCTATAACCATTGGTTTTTTTCTTGTCAACTGAGAGGAAGCTCTTCTTTCTGTTTGCAGAAAATTGTTCTATTGGATCCATATCGTTCTTTAATGCTTTTTAGAGAGAGATGAGAGATGCTAAGACATTCACTTCACAGAAGGCATTGGTAATCCTTTTGCTCACAGTTGCATCTGGAGCATTTGTGAGGAGTCCTGCAGTTACTGTCAAAGTTGTGCTGAAACGCTAGAGTTTcaaaaagctcttttaaaaaaaggagactTTACATTAAGCCTCTTTCCAATGTGCCAAAGATTCTCTTAACCGCTGCCAAGTGGTATCGTATTACTGGAGCTGAAATTTGGGCTGgcggagaaaaaaaacagcaaagtgaaACAAGCTGGGAGGGACATGAATTCCTTTCTTTAACTGGCTGTATATCAACAGAGGACAAATCTGCAGTTGTCAGCTTTATGTAATGAAAAAGTTGGAGGAGGGGGCAGAAAAAGGAATCCAGAAGCCAGCATCATGCCCTCGGAACGCTGTATCATGTATTCATGTAGGGATGCTTAATGCTTGAAGAGCTGTCATTTGTCAGAAGGCTGTCTTCGGGAGTAGAATGAAAAATGAGATGCTGTGCTAGAACAGGCAAAGCTTCTCTGTTCAGGAGACTTTGGTCAGGGAATTTACAAGCTCAGATAAAAGTACAAATCAGCTCCCTCCTCCATGAAACTTGGCAAGCGACTCCTGCAAATTCCATGTGTACTTGGGGGCTACCCAGTACAGGGTTATCATGCTGAGAAAGACAAGTATTTTCAGAATCATGCTGATTTTGGGTACCTCAGCTTGAGCACCCCAAAAAGACTGATTTGGAGAAGGAAAGTGGTCAGCTTAGCTTAAGCAATTAGGCATCTCCAGCTGTGGACTTGAAGTCATTCAGGGCTTTTTAAAAAGCTTACACAGAAATTCTGAGGTCTTCAGAACTGGCTGGACTTTTCTGTCTGGCTGCTGAGTGCTGGATCCCAGTGCTGTTGGGCTGCAGTGCCCTAAGCTAAACAGCTTTGACCagacaaagaaaaaggaactttatGCAATCCCCTAATTTCACAAGCAAATAACAAAGAGGGGTTAGCTATGTTACCAGTTA is part of the Dromaius novaehollandiae isolate bDroNov1 chromosome 24, bDroNov1.hap1, whole genome shotgun sequence genome and encodes:
- the MMP23B gene encoding matrix metalloproteinase-23 isoform X1, with protein sequence MDPIEQFSANRKKSFLSVDKKKTNGYRSIVGFLCIFPVVALLAIVGDPAGAAAQKNQEDATSPGLYGVSASALHSPTFPPWPPARRKRYTITPGHLKWDHFNLTYKILSFPRNLINASDTRKGLAAAFRMWSEVSPFSFREVPRHIASDLKIGFYSINHTDCLESLIHHCFDGTTGELAHAFFPPNGEIHFDDHEYWILGNTRFSWKKGVWLTDLVHVAAHEIGHALGLMHSLNPNALMHINATLTGKKTISQDEVWGIHRLYGCKDRLFMCPSWARKGFCEKRRKLMKKHCPSTCDFCYEFPFPAIPSTLPPPRTKTKTVSEGRNVTFRCGQKIIHKKGKVYWYKDKELLEYSYPGYLSLNDDHMSIIANAINEGTYTCIVKKKERILTTYSWRIRLRH
- the MMP23B gene encoding matrix metalloproteinase-23 isoform X6, which translates into the protein MDPIEQFSANRKKSFLSVDKKKTNGYRSIVGFLCIFPVVALLAIVGDPAGAAAQKNQEDATSPGLYGVSASALHSPTFPPWPPARRKRYTITPGHLKWDHFNLTYKILSFPRNLINASDTRKGLAAAFRMWSEVSPFSFREVPRHIASDLKIGFYSINHTDCLESLIHHCFDGTTGELAHAFFPPNGEIHFDDHEYWILGNTRFSWKKGVWLTDLVHVAAHEIGHALGLMHSLNPNALMHINATLTGKKTISQDEVWGIHRLYGCKDRLFMCPSWARKGFCEKRRKLMKKHCPSTCDFCYDKGLIWDQGQATADVELSFR
- the MMP23B gene encoding matrix metalloproteinase-23 isoform X4, which encodes MLEDATSPGLYGVSASALHSPTFPPWPPARRKRYTITPGHLKWDHFNLTYKILSFPRNLINASDTRKGLAAAFRMWSEVSPFSFREVPRHIASDLKIGFYSINHTDCLESLIHHCFDGTTGELAHAFFPPNGEIHFDDHEYWILGNTRFSWKKGVWLTDLVHVAAHEIGHALGLMHSLNPNALMHINATLTGKKTISQDEVWGIHRLYGCKDRLFMCPSWARKGFCEKRRKLMKKHCPSTCDFCYEFPFPAIPSTLPPPRTKTKTVSEGRNVTFRCGQKIIHKKGKVYWYKDKELLEYSYPGYLSLNDDHMSIIANAINEGTYTCIVKKKERILTTYSWRIRLRH
- the MMP23B gene encoding matrix metalloproteinase-23 isoform X5 translates to MDPIEQFSANRKKSFLSVDKKKTNGYRSIVGFLCIFPVVALLAIVGDPAGAAAQKNQEDATSPGLYGVSASALHSPTFPPWPPARRKRYTITPGHLKWDHFNLTYKILSFPRNLINASDTRKGLAAAFRMWSEVSPFSFREVPRHIASDLKIGFYSINHTDCLESLIHHCFDGTTGELAHAFFPPNGEIHFDDHEYWILGNTRFSWKKGVWLTDLVHVAAHEIGHALGLMHSLNPNALMHINATLTGKKTISQDEVWGIHRLYGCKDRLFMCPSWARKGFCEKRRKLMKKHCPSTCDFCYEFPFPAIPSTLPPPRTKTKTVSEGRNVTFRCGQKIIHKKGKV
- the MMP23B gene encoding matrix metalloproteinase-23 isoform X2; amino-acid sequence: MHIPCGGFVGYRGRPSWSCSSKKSDATSPGLYGVSASALHSPTFPPWPPARRKRYTITPGHLKWDHFNLTYKILSFPRNLINASDTRKGLAAAFRMWSEVSPFSFREVPRHIASDLKIGFYSINHTDCLESLIHHCFDGTTGELAHAFFPPNGEIHFDDHEYWILGNTRFSWKKGVWLTDLVHVAAHEIGHALGLMHSLNPNALMHINATLTGKKTISQDEVWGIHRLYGCKDRLFMCPSWARKGFCEKRRKLMKKHCPSTCDFCYEFPFPAIPSTLPPPRTKTKTVSEGRNVTFRCGQKIIHKKGKVYWYKDKELLEYSYPGYLSLNDDHMSIIANAINEGTYTCIVKKKERILTTYSWRIRLRH
- the MMP23B gene encoding matrix metalloproteinase-23 isoform X3: MRDIRRQADADATSPGLYGVSASALHSPTFPPWPPARRKRYTITPGHLKWDHFNLTYKILSFPRNLINASDTRKGLAAAFRMWSEVSPFSFREVPRHIASDLKIGFYSINHTDCLESLIHHCFDGTTGELAHAFFPPNGEIHFDDHEYWILGNTRFSWKKGVWLTDLVHVAAHEIGHALGLMHSLNPNALMHINATLTGKKTISQDEVWGIHRLYGCKDRLFMCPSWARKGFCEKRRKLMKKHCPSTCDFCYEFPFPAIPSTLPPPRTKTKTVSEGRNVTFRCGQKIIHKKGKVYWYKDKELLEYSYPGYLSLNDDHMSIIANAINEGTYTCIVKKKERILTTYSWRIRLRH